In Lytechinus variegatus isolate NC3 chromosome 18, Lvar_3.0, whole genome shotgun sequence, a single genomic region encodes these proteins:
- the LOC121431762 gene encoding uncharacterized protein LOC121431762, whose protein sequence is MDVGMNDTAYDDHTTQFMDVDYDFEAVNGCGKIAFKALNHASGVVPAVGIFLTICTMIIIARNNRLRRKRNVFPFNIVLADFVLDAVLFADYVKWEFGVMSNNDAWKYAIGIPYRATHMVSTGSIFLVAIDQLIAFKIDSFGSRNILTKCRCICLCAALWVVMLVVSTCINVWATDPKSVRFVLSNLALVLTGVCYFSVYKTISKPQPGGGHQLQERRKENKRVLTTYILILGTTLLLFTLPDLVFFLLYDLENKFFPSCVFFGWYILQTLNTITNCFIYWWRLKDFRAIIAKKIRHMKEVGRFKTSLQLNTIDGSGVNTLSKQFSNNNMNSEKSTSTDEKCV, encoded by the exons ATGGACGTCGGAATGAATGACACCGCATATGATGACCATACTACACAGTTCATGGACGTTGATTACGACTTCGAAGCCGTGAATGGTTGCGGGAAGATTGCCTTCAAAGCTCTCAACCACGCGTCCGGGGTCGTTCCCGCTGTCGGGATCTTTCTTACGATCTGCACGATGATCATTATCGCCCGTAATAATCGACTTCGCAGGAAACGCAACGTGTTCCCATTCAACATCGTTCTCGCTGATTTCGTGCTTGATGCTGTGTTGTTTGCAGACTACGTGAAATGGGAATTTGGTGTGATG AGTAATAATGACGCATGGAAATACGCAATAGGAATACCCTATCGGGCTACGCACATGGTATCGACCGGTAGTATCTTTCTGGTGGCCATTGATCAGCTAATAGCCTTCAAGATCGACTCCTTCGGCTCCAGGAACATCCTGACTAAATGCCGCTGTATCTGCCTTTGTGCCGCCCTCTGGGTGGTAATGCTTGTGGTGTCGACGTGCATTAATGTCTGGGCGACCGACCCAAAGAGTGTGCGGTTTGTTCTGTCCAACCTTGCCCTAGTCCTAACCGGTGTCTGCTACTTCTCGGTCTACAAGACAATCTCCAAGCCACAGCCAGGTGGAGGACACCAGCTCCAAGAACGGAGGAAGGAGAACAAGCGCGTCCTGACGACGTATATTCTTATCTTAGGGACAACGTTGCTCTTGTTCACGTTACCAGATTTGGTGTTTTTCCTGCTCTACGATTTAGAGAATAAGTTCTTCCCTTCGTGTGTTTTCTTTGGTTGGTACATCCTGCAGACACTCAATACGATTACCAATTGTTTTATATACTGGTGGCGTTTAAAGGACTTCCGCGCCATTATCGCCAAGAAGATACGCCACATGAAAGAGGTAGGCAGGTTCAAGACGTCTCTGCAGTTGAACACTATTGATGGAAGCGGAGTGAACACTCTGTCCAAGCAGTTTAGCAATAATAACATGAATAGTGAGAAAAGCACTTCTACTGACGAAAAATGTGTATGA